In Colletotrichum higginsianum IMI 349063 chromosome 3, whole genome shotgun sequence, a genomic segment contains:
- a CDS encoding Mitogen-activated protein kinase — translation MAEFIRAQIFGTTFEITSRYSDLQPVGMGAFGLVCSARDQLTNQNVAVKKIMKPFSTPVLAKRTYRELKLLKHLRHENVISLSDIFISPLEDIYFVTELLGTDLHRLLTSRPLEKQFIQYFLYQIMRGLKYVHSAGVVHRDLKPSNILVNENCDLKICDFGLARIQDPQMTGYVSTRYYRAPEIMLTWQKYDVEVDIWSAGCIFAEMLEGKPLFPGKDHVNQFSIITELLGTPPDDVINGIASENTLRFVKSLPKRERQPLKNKFKNADPSAIDLLERMLVFDPKKRITATEALSHDYLAPYHDPTDEPVAEEKFDWSFNDADLPVDTWKIMMYSEILDYHNVDASAQQMEEQFNGQ, via the exons ATGGCCGAATTTATTAGAGCACAAATTTTCGGCACGACCTTCGAGATCACCTCGAGGTACTCGGACTTGCAACCCGTCGGCATGGGCGCCTTCGGTCTCGTTTG CTCCGCCCGTGACCAGCTCACAAACCAGAATGTCGCCGTCAAGAAAATCATGAAACCCTTCAGCACCCCCGTCCTCGCCAAGCGGACATACCGCGAGCTCAAGCTGCTCAAGCACCTGAGACACGAGAAC GTCATCTCCCTCAGTGATATCTTCATCTCCCCTCTCGAGGATATCTATTTCGTCACGGAACTTCTCGGCACCGATCTGCACAGGCTGCTTACCTCCAGGCCTCTCGAGAAGCAGTTCATTCAGTACTTCCTCTACCAGATCATG CGTGGTCTGAAATACGTCCACTCAGCCGGCGTCGTCCACCGTGACTTGAAGCCTAgcaacatcctcgtcaacgaGAACTGCGATTTGAAGATTTGCGACTTCGGCCTTGCCCGTATCCAGGACCCCCAGATGACCGGTTACGTTTCGACGAGATACTACCGTGCCCCCGAGATCATGCTCACGTGGCAAAAGTacgatgtcgaggtcgacatcTGGAGTGCGGGCTGCATCTTCGCCGAGATGCTCGAGGGCAAGCCCTTGTTCCCGGGCAAGGACCATGTCAATCAGTTCTCCATCATCACGGAGTTGCTGGGCACTCCCCCCGACGATGTCATTAACGGCATTGCTAGCGAAAAC ACCCTCCGATTCGTCAAGTCGCTGCCAAAGCGCGAAAGACAGCCTTTGAAGAACAAGTTCAAGAATGCCGATCCATCCGCTATCGATCTTCTGGAGAGGATGCTGGTCTTTGACCCCAAGAAGCGGATAACGGCCACTGAGGCTCTGTCCCACGACTACCTTGCCCCTTACCACGATCCCACCGACgagcccgtcgccgaggagaagttCGATTGGAGTTTCAATGACGCTGACCTGCCCGTGGACACATGGAAGATCATGAT GTACTCGGAGATACTCGACTACCACAACGTTGACGCGTCAGCACAACAAATGGAAGAACAGTTCAACGGACAATAG
- a CDS encoding Alpha-1,4 glucan phosphorylase: MSGSTEQQRIPLRERRPSTGAPIIDVQGSVGPAGISRPKHKRTFTGFGAGEIKSVEASIPEPQREAWSKAQAGPFKSKEEFEKEVVRHVETTLARSMFNCDETAAYSAASLAFRDRLVKEWNKTQQRQTLVDGKRIYYFSLEFLMGRALDNAMLNVGLKDVAKDGLDELGFRIEDVIEQEHDAALGNGGLGRLAACFLDSLASLNFPAWGYGLRYRYGIFKQEIIDGYQVEVPDYWLDFNPWEFPRHDVTVDIQFFGHVQKSTDSNGKTVASWEGGETVTAVAYDVPIPGYATPSTNNLRLWSSKAASGEFDFQKFNSGDYENSVADQQRAETISAVLYPNDNLERGKELRLKQQYFWCAASLYDIVRRFKKSRRPWREFPDQVAIQLNDTHPTLAIVELQRILVDLEKLEWDEAWNIVTATFGYTNHTVLPEALEKWPVGLVQHLLPRHLQIIYDINLFFLQSVEKMFPNDRDILGRVSIIEESQPKMVRMAFLAIVGSHKVNGVAELHSDLIKTTIFKDFVNIYGPDKFTNVTNGITPRRWLHQANPRLSDLIASKTGGYEFLKDLTQLNKLELSVNDKGFRKEWAEIKYANKVRLAKYIKTTTGVSINPAALFDVQVKRIHEYKRQQMNIFGVIHRYLTLKAMSPEDRKKVAPRVSIFGGKAAPGYWMAKQIIHLVNNVGSVVNKDEDIGDLLKVIFLEDYNVSKAEMIIPASDLSEHISTAGTEASGTSNMKFVLNGGLIIGTCDGANIEITREIGENNIFLFGNLAEDVEDLRHAHTYGSHSVDENLTKVFSAIENGTFGSVSDFQALISAVRDHGDYYLVSDDFNSYIETHNLVDEAYKNQEEWITKSITSVARMGFFSSDRCINEYAEEIWNVEPLKVED, from the exons ATGTCGGGGTCCACGGAACAGCAGCGCATTCCTTTGCGCGAGCGGCGTCCTTCCACCGGTGCGCCCATCATCGACGTCCAGGGCAGTGTCGGTCCGGCCGGTATCTCTCGCCCCAAGCACAAGAGAACCTTTACCGGCTTCGGCGCTGGCGAGATCAAGAGCGTCGAGG CTTCGATCCCAGAGCCCCAGCGTGAGGCATGGTCTaaggcccaggccggcccCTTCAAAAGCAAGGAGGAGTTCGAGAAGGAGGTTGTCCGCCATGTCGAGACCACCCTGGCTCGCAGCATGTTCAACTGTGATGAGACAGCTGCCTACTCCGCCGCTAGCTTGGCGTTCCGTGACCGTCTGGTCAAGGAGTGGAACAAGACTCAGCAGCGCCAGACCCTCGTAGACGGAAAGCGCATCTACTACTTTTCGCTCGAGTTTCTCATGGGCCGTGCCCTCGACAATGCCATGTTGAATGTCGGTCTGAAGGACGTTGCCAAGG ATGGCCTTGACGAGCTCGGTTTCCGCATCGAGGACGTTATCGAACAGGAACACGATGCTGCACTCGGTAATGGCGGCCTGGGCCGATTGGCTGCCTGTTTCCTCGACAGTCTGGCCTCCCTCAACTTCCCCGCCTGGGGCTACGGACTGAGATACAGATACGGTATCTTCAAACAGGAGATCATCGATGGCTACCAGGTCGAGGTTCCCGATTACTGGCTTGACTTCAACCCTTGGGAGTTCCCCCGCCACGACGTTACTGTTGAC ATCCAATTCTTCGGTCACGTCCAGAAGTCAACCGACTCCAATGGCAAGACCGTCGCTAGctgggagggcggcgagacggTCACTGCCGTGGCATACGACGTTCCAATTCCGGGTTACGCGACGCCATCCACCAACAACTTGCGTCTGTGGTCCAGCAAGGCTGCTAGCGGAGAGTTCGATTTTCAAAAATTCAATAGCGGTGATTACGAAAACTCGGTCGCCGACCAGCAGCGTGCCGAGACCATCAGTGCTGTTCTATACCCCAACGACAACCTTGAGCGTGGCAAGGAGCTTCGACTGAAGCAGCAATACTTCTGGTGTGCTGCGTCTCTCTACGACATCGTCCGCCGCTTCAAGAAGTCTAGACGTCCCTGGAGGGAGTTCCCCGACCAGGTCGCCATCCAGCTGAACGACACCCACCCCACActcgccatcgtcgagtTGCAGCGTATCCTGGTGGATCTCGAGAAGTTGGAATGGGATGAGGCGTGGAACATCGTCACTGCCACGTTCGGCTACACCAACCACACGGTTCTTCCCGAGGCTTTGGAGAAATGGCCTGTTGGCCTAGTCCAGCATCTGCTTCCCAGACACCTACAGATTATTTACGACATCAATCTGTTCTTTCTCCAGAGCGTCGAGAAGATGTTTCCCAACGACCGTGACATCCTCGGCAGAGTCTCCATCATCGAGGAGTCGCAGCCCAAGATGGTGCGCATGGCATTCTTGGCCATTGTTGGCTCCCACAAGGTCAACGGTGTAGCCGAGTTGCACTCCGATCTCATCAAGACCACAATCTTCAAGGACTTTGTCAACATCTACGGCCCTGACAAGTTCACCAACGTCACCAACGGCATTACCCCGAGACGCTGGCTGCACCAAGCCAACCCCCGGTTGTCCGACCTGATCGCATCCAAGACCGGAGGATACGAATTTCTCAAGGACTTGACGCAGCTGAACAAGCTCGAGCTGAGTGTCAACGACAAGGGGTTCCGCAAGGAATGGGCCGAGATCAAGTACGCCAACAAAGTCCGCCTGGCCAAGTACatcaagacgacgacgggcgtCAGCATTAACCCCGCTGCACTCTTCGACGTTCAGGTCAAGCGTATTCACGAGTACAAGCGTCAGCAGATGAACATCTTTGGCGTCATCCATCGCTACCTTACTCTCAAGGCCATGTCCCCTGAGGACCGCAAGAAGGTAGCGCCGCGCGTTTCCATATTCGGCGGAAAGGCTGCTCCTGGCTACTGGATGGCCAAGCAAATTATTCATCTGGTCAACAACGTCGGTTCCGTCGTCAATAAGGATGAGGACATTGGCGACCTGCTCAAGGTCATCTTCCTCGAGGACTACAACGTcagcaaggccgagatgATCATCCCTGCTTCGGACCTTAGCGAGCACATTTCCACTGCCGGTACTGA GGCCTCGGGTACCAGCAACATGAAGTTTGTGCTCAACGGCGGCCTAATTATTGGCACGTGCGACGGCGCCAAT ATTGAGATCACGCGCGAGATTGGCGAGAACAACATCTTCCTCTTTGGCAACCttgccgaggatgtcgaggatcTCCGCCATGCCCACACCTACGGATCTCACTCCGTCGACGAAAACCTTACCAAAGTCTTCTCTGCAATTGAGAACGGAACATTCGGCTCCGTGTCCGACTTCCAAGCGCTCATCTCGGCGGTGCGTGATCACGGCGACTACTACCTTGTTTCGGACGACTTCAACAGCTACATTGAGACGCACAACCTCGTCGATGAAGCGTACAAGAACCAGGAGGAGTGGATCACCAAGTCCATTACCAGCGTTGCTCGTATGGGCTTCTTCAGCAGTGACCGCTGCATCAACGAGTATGCCGAGGAGATCTGGAATGTTGAACCGCTCAAGGTCGAAGACTAG
- a CDS encoding Guanine nucleotide-binding protein alpha-3 subunit, translated as MGACMSSNNEEVEQKKKSQAIDRQLEEDSKRLRRECKILLLGPAAPFVDQHADKYAGSGESGKSTIVKQMKIIHLKGYSEDELYNYRPTVFKNLVECAKAVIQAMRQFDIEPQIEANKAYATFLMEYTAESGPQAHIDPQIGVAIQSIWSDPAREQLMDRQTEFYLMDSAEYFFQEVMRIVAPDYLPNEMDVLRARTKTTGIYETRFQMGQLSIHMFDVGGQRSERKKWIHCFENVTSIIFCVALSEYDQVLLEESSQLQNRMMESLLLFDSVVNSRWFMRTSIILFLNKVDIFKQKLGRSPLGNYFPDYSGGNDVNKAAKYLLWRFNQVNRAHLNLYPHLTQATDTSNIRLVFAAVKETILNNALRDSGIL; from the exons ATGGGTGCCTGTATGAGTTCGAACAACGAGGAGGTGGaacagaaaaagaagagtCAGGCGATCGATAGACAGCTGGAGGAGGACTCCAAGAGGCTACGCCGAGAATGCAAGATTCTCTTGCTCG GCCCGGCCGCTCCCTTTGTCGACCAGCACGCTGATAAGTACGCAGGCTCCGGAGAGAGCGGCAAATCCACCATCGTCAAGCAGATGAAGATCATTCACTTGAAGGGCTACTCCGAAGACGAACTATACAATTATCGACCGACCGTCTTTAAGAATTTGGTGGAATGCGCGAAAGCAGTGATACAGGCGATGCGGCAGTTCGATATCGAGCCCCAAATCGAAGCAAACAAGGCATATGCCACTTTCCTTATGGAATACACAGCCGAGTCTGGTCCCCAGGCGCACATCGATCCCCAAATCGGCGTTGCCATCCAATCTATATGGAGCGACCCTGCAAGGGAGCAGCTCATGGACAGGCAGACCGAATTCTACCTGATGGATTCAGCAGAATA CTTCTTTCAAGAGGTTATGCGCATCGTCGCTCCCGACTACCTCCCCAACGAGATGGACGTTCTCAGGGCTAGAACCAAGACGACTGGTATATACGAGACAAGATTTCAGATGGGCCAGCTCAGCATACA CATGTTTGACGTCGGCGGCCAAAGAAGCGAAAGGAAGAAGTGGATTCACTGCTTCGAGAACGTCACGTCCATTATTTTCTGTGTCGCTTTGAGCGAGTACGACCAAGTTCTGCTCGAAGAGTCCAGTCAG TTGCAGAACCGAATGATGGAAAGTTTACTACTGTTTGATTCCGTGGTAAACTCAAGATGGTTCATGCGTACCAGTATTATCTTGTTCCTGAACAAGGTGGATATTTTCAAGCAAAAGCTTGGACGTTCACCGTTGGGCAACTACTTCCCCGACTACTCTGGCGGCAACGACGTCAACAAGGCGGCCAAATATCTCCTCTGGAGGTTCAACCAGGTCAACCGAGCACACCTCAACCTGTATCCCCA TCTGACTCAAGCAACCGACACGTCCAACATCCGACTGGTGTTTGCGGCAGTCAAGGAGACGATCCTCAACAACGCTCTTCGGGACTCGGGAATCCTATAA
- a CDS encoding Glutathione s-transferase: protein MSSTEPVALYSHGTLSLGFSQLNDNRPKGHTPDPAKVAMILEELELSPVRMRVCPGPESKQTKNDAEWQSDHADRDDHRKAMVGLAVVKEESYVFIHPNRRLPALRGPVLGGSPSRSPAPLLNCLVETYKANGRVLHPSSPQQFLVKKQPCFQISRQGPYFGQLSWFKILYSEDVPSAKQR from the exons ATGTCTTCCACGGAACCCGTTGCCCTCTACAGCCACGGCACGCTCAGTCTCGGTTTTAGCCAGCTTAATGACAATCGCCCCAAAGGCCACACCCCTGACCCGGCGAAAGTGGCCATGATcctggaggagctcgagctcTCCCCTGTGAGAATGCGCGTTTGTCCCGGCCCAGAgagcaaacaaacaaaaaacGACGCTGAATGGCAAAGCGACCATGCTGACAGAGACGACCACAGGAAGGCCATGGTCggtctcgccgtcgtcaaggaggaATCTTACGTCTTCATCCATCCCAAccgccgcctgccggccCTTAGGGGACCCGTACTCGGGGGCTCGCCCTCTCGGAGTCCGGCGCCATTATTGAATTGCCTTGTCGAGACTTACAAAGCCAACGGCAGGGTCTTGcatccgtcgtcgccgcaaCAGTTTCTCGTGAAGAAGCAGCCGTGTTTCCAGATATCGCGCCAG GGCCCCTACTTTGGCCAGCTCAGCTGGTTCAAGATCCTCTACTCAGAGGACGTTCCTAGCGCAAAGCAGCGCTAA
- a CDS encoding Vacuolar protein-sorting protein BRO1 codes for MTQSPMISSPLKATNEIDWVTPLKDYIRDTYGDDPERYAEECATLNRLRQDVRGAGKDSTSGRDMLYRYYGQLELLDLRFPVDEQHIKISFTWFDAFTHKSTAQYSLAFEKASIIFNISAVLSCHAAHQTRSEEPGLKAAYHSFQASAGMFTYINENFLHAPSSDLSRETVKTLIHIMLAQAQEVFLEKQVADNKKSALLAKLSSQAASLYSQAVEGVQDNFNRAIFEKVWLLMVQVKFNFLSSMSQYYQALADDDAGQHGVAVARLQIAETQGKEANRIANNFPNSVPPSSNLGAETGGILVDFTKRHLATVQDKLKEFSKDNDFIYHQSVPAEASLPPVPKLPASKPIPVSELYAGQDIQRITGPDLFSKIVPLAVTESASLYDEEKAKLIRAETERVDTANGEMAASLDYLRLPGALQVLKGGFDQEILPDEEFRTWCEDVAGHEDPAAIFETLRSDKEIIVSTLDKNTKQLDMEESVCEKMRSKYENDWTQQPSSRLTSTLRSDIRNYREALEEAARSDNQLAAKLRQNETEFQEMRAAATHGGIDSLFQHAVSKVRGKSSNVTSPSGNEPNLLDVDFEEGGPSVVDQIHKVEEIMKKLNLIKRERNQVLKDLKEKVHNDDISEILILNKKSITNYENQLFQSELEKFRPYQNRLLQANHKQSALMKDLTTSFNTLLQDKRVRSEQSKYEAIQRQRVSVMNKYKRAYQEFLDLEAGLQGAKTWYAEMKETVQSLEKNVETFVNNRRSEGAQLLNTIEQERSTRKDAHAELERERLRGLMERMSMEPPAPSPKPASNRPTPSPLNFANTSSTPRYPQTNFSGQYQVPQSPPPTQQQYPGFAAPPTSQSYTPQHAYGQAAYDPSQYGRTPGPTSPPPHQSTFGPAVLRGPASPPPTQTSFNQGQQYGGFPNQQQQMPAGFVPPPPPPGPPPLGPQQTFYGQQDYQQQQQQQQSQNYQQQTPHSAYPSSAHPRSAQPQQNSDPWAGLNDWK; via the exons ATGACGCAGTCGCCCATGATCTCGTCGCCGCTCAAGGCCACAAACGAAATCGACTGGGTCACTCCGCTGAAGGACTACATCAGGGACACATATGGCGATGATCCGGAACGCTATGCCGAGGAGTGCGCCACCCTGAACCGTCTGCGACAGGACGTGAGGGGCGCCGGCAAAGACAGCACCTCGGGCCGCGATATGCTCTACAGATATTACGGCCagcttgagcttcttgatTTGCGCTTCCCGGTCGACGAGCAACATATCAAGATCTCCTTCACATG GTTCGATGCCTTCACGCACAAATCGACGGCCCAATACTCGCTCGCATTCGAGAAAGCCTCCATCATATTCAACATCTCAGCCGTTCTGTCATGTCACGCCGCTCACCAAACAAGGTCGGAGGAGCCGGGCCTCAAGGCCGCGTACCATTCCTTCCAGGCCTCCGCTGGCATGTTCACTTACATCAACGAGAACTTTCTCCACGCACCGTCGTCCGACCTCAGCCGTGAGACCGTCAAAACCCTCATTCACATTATGCTGGCTCAGGCGCAGGAGGTTTTTTTGGAGAAACAGGTGGCGGATAACAAAAAGTCGGCCCTTCTAGCCAAGCTTTCCAGCCAAGCAGCGTCTTTATACTCGCAGGCAGTAGAAGGCGTCCAAGACAACTTCAATAGAGCTATATTTGAGAAGGTTTGGCTGCTCATGGTTCAG GTCAAATTCAACTTCCTCAGCTCTATGTCGCAGTATTACCAGGCActtgccgacgacgacgctggcCAACACGGCGTTGCTGTTGCCAGGCTTCAGATTGCCGAAACACAAGGGAAAGAGGCGAACCGCATCGCTAACAACTTCCCGAACTCGGTGCCACCCAGCTCTAACCTCGGTGCCGAGACCGGCGGTATCCTTGTCGACTTTACGAAACGGCATTTGGCAACCGTACAGGACAAGCTCAAGGAATTCAGCAAAGACAACGACTTCATCTACCACCAGAGTGTGCCCGCGGAGGCGAGCTTGCCACCTGTTCCCAAGCTCCCAGCATCGAAGCCGATCCCCGTCAGCGAACTGTATGCAGGTCAAGACATTCAGCGCATTACCGGGCCTGATCTCTTCTCCAAGATCGTGCCTCTAGCCGTGACGGAATCGGCCAGTCTTTACGATgaggagaaggccaagcTAATCCGAgccgagaccgagagagTGGATaccgccaacggcgagatGGCGGCAAGCTTGGACTACTTGAGGCTTCCCGGTGCTCTTCAGGTATTGAAAGGAGGGTTCGACCAAGAGATCTTGCCGGATGAAGAGTTCAGAACGTGGTGTGAAGACGTTGCCGGCCACGAAGATCCAGCTGCCATTTTTGAAACGTTACGCTCCGATAAGGAGATCATTGTGAGTACGCTGGACAAGAATACGAAGCAATTGGATATGGAAGAGAGCGTGTGCGAGAAGATGCGATCCAAATACGAGAACGACTGGACACAGCAACCGAGCTCGAGATTAACGTCGACGTTGCGAAGCGACATTCGAAATTACCGGGAGGCGTTGGAAGAGGCAGCAAGAAGCGACAACCAGCTGGCGGCGAAGTTGAGGCAAAACGAAACGGAATTCCAGGAAATGAGAGCTGCCGCCACGCATGGAGGCATCGACTCTCTGTTCCAACATGCTGTTAGCAAGGTTCGCGGGAAGTCGAGCAATGTCACGAGCCCTTCCGGCAACGAACCCAACCTGTTGGACGTCGACTTCGAGGAAGGGGGGCCGAGTGTCGTTGACCAAATCCACAAGGTGGAGGAGATCATGAAAAAGTTGAATCTCATCAAGAGAGAACGCAACCAAGTGTTGAAGGATCTCAAGGAAAAG GTCCACAACGATGACATCTCGGAGATTCTGATCCTTAACAAGAAGTCGATTACAAACTACGAGAACCAGCTTTTCCAGTcagagctggagaagttCCGCCCTTACCAAAACAGACTGCTTCAGGCCAACCACAAGCAGTCGGCATTGATGAAGGACCTGACGACTAGCTTCAACACTCTCTTGCAAGACAAGCGAGTCAGGTCAGAACAGAGCAAGTACGAAGCCATCCAGCGGCAGAGGGTTTCAGTCATGAACAAATACAAACGGGCGTACCAGGAGTTCCTCGACTTGGAGGCTGGTCTCCAGGGTGCGAAGACGTGGTACGCCGAGATGAAAGAGACGGTGCAGAGCCTTGAGAAGAACGTCGAGACGTTTGTCAACAACAGGCGCTCCGAGGGTGCTCAGCTTCTCAACACCATTGAACAGGAGCGGTCGACTCGCAAGGACGCACATGCAGAGTTGGAACGAGAGCGTCTGCGCGGACTGATGGAGCGCATGTCTATGGAGCCCCCCGCACCTTCACCGAAACCTGCGTCGAACCGACCTACGCCTTCACCGCTGAACTTCGCCAACACCTCGTCGACACCGCGATACCCCCAGACCAACTTCTCCGGACAGTACCAGGTTCCTCAGTCTCCGCCCCCAACCCAACAGCAGTACCCTGGCTTCGCTGCCCCTCCGACATCCCAGTCATACACGCCTCAGCATGCGTACGGCCAGGCGGCGTACGACCCAAGCCAGTACGGCCGCACTCCCGGCccgacatcgccgcctcctcatcaATCCACGTTCGGTCCGGCTGTTCTCCGCGGTCCAGCCTCGCCTCCGCCCACGCAAACGTCGTTCAACCAAGGCCAGCAGTACGGTGGCTTCCCTaaccagcagcaacagatGCCCGCTGGGTTTGTGCCACCACCTCCACCCCCTGGCCCCCCGCCACTGGGCCCTCAGCAGACATTCTACGGTCAGCAGGAttaccagcagcagcagcagcagcagcagtcacAGAACTACCAGCAGCAAACCCCCCATAGTGCGTATCCATCAAGCGCGCATCCGCGGTCGGCTCAGCCTCAGCAAAACAGCGATCCGTGGGCAGGGTTGAACGACTGGAAATAA
- a CDS encoding Chaperone DnaJ, whose protein sequence is MNASILTKAAAPGRLFSSSISRQSKLKAAVCKRAPIHTVTYTVRPTKSSASRVTCQPPSSKHTFHTTSGNLAPSDPYKTLGVDKSASAGDIKKAYYGLAKKYHPDTNKDAGAKEKFGDIQSAYEILSDPKKKQQFDQYGAAGFDPSGAPGGDPFGGAGNPFGGGFGGQGGFGGGFNFDDIFSAFTGGQGSPFGRRASGRNPFQQEILVGDNIEVQSSISFMEAAKGTSKTITVTPLTECGTCTGSGLKQGTKRSECKSCNGTGTRVHFMNGGFQMASTCGACGGTGTTIPRGSECRSCAGNGVVRERKTITVDIPAGIEDGMRLRVDGAGDAPVTGKNAEANVRTQKGDLYVFVRVASDPKFRRAGSDILYTASIPITTAMLGGEVTVPTLDGQVNVKVATGTNTGDKLTLSGMGMKKLNGRRGGSGDLKVEFKVNMPKYLSANQRTLVEMLANEMGDKTARRIMNVTPQGSTQPVSPDDSESHKNEGFLKSMWHTLTNHPAHQKPSETDADKSTTTDKSTTTDKKSDEKKDGTKNGPGSA, encoded by the exons ATGAATGCAAGCATTCTCACCAAGGCAGCGGCCCCGGGCCGTCTGTTTTCCAGCAGCATCTCCCGGCAAtccaagctcaaggccgcTGTCTGCAAGCGCGCCCCGATTCACACCGTCACTTATACCGTCAGACCCACGAAATCCTCGGCCTCACGGGTGACATGTCAACCCCCTTCATCCAAACAT ACATTCCACACAACATCCGGCAATCTCGCTCCGAGCGATCCCTACAAAACCCTTGGCGTCGACAAGTCTGCGTCCGCGGGCGACATCAAGAAGGCATACTACGGCTTGGCAAAGAAATACCATCCCGACACGAACAAAGATGCCGGCGCGAAGGAGAAGTTTGGCGATATTCAGAGCGCATACGAAATCCTGTCCGACCCAAAGAAAAAGCAGCAATTTGACCAGTACGGCGCCGCTGGCTTCGACCCTAGCGGCGCGCCCGGCGGCGACCCGTTTGGGGGAGCAGGAAACCCGTTCGGTGGTGGGTTCGGCGGTCAGGGCGGCTTTGGCGGTGGCTTCAACTTCGACGACATATTTTCAGCGTTTACGGGCGGTCAAGGATCGCCATTCGGTCGCCGTGCCAGTGGCCGGAACCCCTTCCAGCAGGAAATACTGGTTGGCGACAACATCGAGGTGCAATCGAGCATATCGTTCATGGAGGCAGCCAAGGGAACCAGCAAGACCATCACTGTGACGCCCCTGACCGAATGCGGAACATGTACGGGCAGCGGCCTGAAGCAGGGCACCAAGAGGTCGGAGTGCAAGTCCTGCAACGGAACGGGGACGCGGGTGCACTTCATGAACGGCGGCTTCCAGATGGCATCGACGTGCGGAGCCTGCGGCGGAACGGGCACGACCATCCCTCGGGGGTCGGAGTGCAGGTCCTGCGCGGGCAATGGTGTTGTGAGGGAACGCAAGACCATCACTGTCGACATCCCGGCCGGCATCGAGGATGGGATGAGACTGCGggttgacggcgccggcgacgcgccAGTCACGGGCAAGaacgccgaggccaacgTGCGGACGCAGAAGGGCGACCTCTACGTCTTCGTGCGCGTTGCGTCAGACCCCAAGTTCCGCCGGGCAGGGTCCGATATCCTCTACACTGCGAGCATACCCATCACAACAGCCATGCTCGGAGGAGAGGTCACGGTGCCTACACTCGACGGGCAGGTCAATGTTAAGGTCGCCACCGGCACTAACACGGGCGACAAGCTGACGCTGTCGGGTATGGGCATGAAGAAGCTCAACGGCAGGAGGGGCGGGTCCGGCGATCTGAAGGTCGAGTTCAAAGTCAACATGCCCAAGTACTTGAGCGCGAACCAGCGCACCCTGGTGGAAATGCTGGCCAACGAGATGGGAGACAAGACGGCGCGACGGATCATGAATGTCACTCCCCAGGG TAGCACCCAGCCGGTGTCGCCAGACGACTCCGAATCCCACAAGAACGAGGGCTTTCTCAAGTCCATGTGGCACACCCTGACGAACCATCCGGCCCACCAGAAGCCCTCCGAGACGGATGCGGAcaagtcgacgacgacggacaagtcgacgacgacggacaaGAAGAgtgacgagaagaaggacggcacCAAGAACGGCCCCGGCTCGGCATGA